Proteins from one Lachnospiraceae bacterium KGMB03038 genomic window:
- the hisZ gene encoding ATP phosphoribosyltransferase regulatory subunit translates to MKKLLHTPEGVRDIYNVECGKKLALEGRIKKTFHLYGYHDIQTPTFEYFDVFRKEIGTIPSKDLYKFFDKEGNTLALRPDITPSIARAAATLFGDEQLPIRLCYTGNTFINHSSYQGRLREVTQMGAEFIGDGSVDADAEMLALVIEAMLTIGLKEFQLSVGNVDFFRSLIEDACLDEEAQERVIELINNKNYFGVEEYLDSIQVKRSSREAFVSLGELVGGVEVLSRAKDIAPNSSGIMAVKRMERIYNILKLYGVEKFVTFDLGMTGNYGYYTGIIFRGYTYGTGDAIVKGGRYDHLLEKFGKKSPSIGFAIVIDELMNAMMRQKLRIVYTRKNNIILYDEGREASAIALAKDFRHKAKNTELLRKEKDRLLEEYVEYGKEYYAGNLIYIKKSGEITMINLVSGEQKVIENNRTE, encoded by the coding sequence ATGAAGAAATTACTGCATACTCCGGAGGGAGTCCGGGATATCTACAATGTGGAATGTGGAAAGAAACTGGCTTTGGAGGGAAGGATCAAAAAAACCTTCCATCTCTATGGCTACCACGATATCCAGACCCCAACGTTTGAATATTTTGATGTGTTCCGCAAGGAGATCGGGACCATTCCATCGAAAGATCTTTATAAATTCTTTGATAAAGAGGGAAATACTCTGGCGCTGCGGCCGGATATCACGCCGTCCATAGCCAGGGCCGCAGCCACGCTGTTCGGCGATGAGCAGCTTCCCATCCGGCTGTGCTATACAGGGAATACCTTTATCAACCACTCCAGTTACCAGGGAAGACTTCGGGAAGTGACCCAGATGGGAGCGGAATTTATCGGCGACGGTTCTGTGGACGCGGATGCGGAGATGCTGGCGCTGGTGATCGAGGCCATGCTGACCATCGGTTTGAAAGAATTCCAACTGAGCGTGGGAAATGTAGATTTCTTCCGCAGCCTGATCGAGGACGCCTGCCTGGACGAAGAGGCTCAGGAGCGGGTGATCGAGCTGATCAATAATAAGAATTATTTTGGAGTAGAAGAATATCTGGACAGCATCCAGGTGAAACGCAGTTCCAGGGAAGCGTTTGTTTCTCTAGGGGAACTGGTAGGCGGCGTGGAAGTGCTTTCCCGCGCCAAGGATATCGCGCCCAATTCCTCCGGGATCATGGCGGTCAAACGGATGGAGCGAATCTACAACATCCTGAAGCTTTACGGGGTGGAGAAGTTTGTCACCTTTGATCTGGGCATGACGGGAAATTACGGGTATTACACAGGGATCATTTTCCGGGGCTATACTTACGGAACCGGAGACGCCATCGTAAAAGGCGGCCGTTACGATCACCTGTTGGAGAAATTTGGGAAGAAATCACCCTCTATCGGATTCGCCATCGTGATCGACGAGCTGATGAACGCTATGATGCGGCAGAAACTGCGGATCGTCTATACCAGGAAAAACAACATCATTCTCTATGATGAGGGAAGAGAAGCCAGCGCCATCGCGTTGGCCAAGGATTTCCGGCATAAGGCCAAGAATACGGAGCTGCTGCGCAAAGAAAAGGACCGGCTTCTGGAAGAGTATGTAGAATATGGGAAAGAGTATTACGCCGGCAATCTGATCTATATCAAGAAGTCGGGAGAGATCACCATGATCAACCTGGTAAGCGGGGAGCAGAAAGTGATCGAGAACAACAGAACGGAGTAG
- a CDS encoding ATP phosphoribosyltransferase, producing the protein MRYLTFALGKGRLAKQTLELFEKIGITCEEMKEPDSRKLIFTNEELGLRFFLAKGPDVPTYVEYGAADIGVVGKDTILEEGRKVHEVLDLGYGKCTMCVCGKKEAAPLLQHHELIRVATKYPNIAKDYFYNTKHQTVEIIKLNGSIELAPIVGLSEVIVDIVETGSTLKENGLEVLEEVCPLSARMIVNPVSMRMESERIQQLLMKLRTQI; encoded by the coding sequence ATGAGATATCTGACATTTGCACTGGGGAAAGGGCGCCTGGCGAAACAGACGCTGGAACTGTTTGAGAAGATCGGGATCACCTGCGAAGAGATGAAGGAGCCGGATTCCCGGAAGCTGATCTTTACCAACGAAGAACTGGGTCTTCGGTTCTTCCTGGCCAAAGGGCCGGATGTTCCCACGTATGTGGAGTACGGCGCTGCGGACATAGGGGTCGTGGGCAAGGATACGATCCTGGAAGAAGGCCGGAAAGTCCATGAGGTCCTGGACTTAGGTTATGGGAAATGTACCATGTGTGTCTGCGGCAAGAAGGAAGCGGCGCCGCTTTTGCAGCACCATGAATTGATCCGGGTGGCGACCAAATATCCCAATATCGCCAAAGACTACTTCTACAATACCAAACATCAGACGGTGGAGATCATCAAATTAAACGGCTCTATTGAGCTTGCTCCCATCGTGGGGCTTTCCGAGGTGATCGTGGATATTGTGGAGACCGGTTCTACATTAAAAGAGAACGGTTTGGAAGTGCTGGAAGAGGTGTGTCCGCTGTCTGCCAGAATGATCGTTAATCCAGTCAGTATGCGGATGGAAAGTGAACGGATCCAGCAGCTTTTGATGAAACTGCGGACACAGATATAA
- the hisB gene encoding imidazoleglycerol-phosphate dehydratase HisB, whose product MKRTATCERRTKETQIQLTLGLDGTGKTSIATGIGFFDHMLDGFARHGLFDLTAAVSGDTEVDCHHTIEDTGIVLGQAIREAVGDKAGIRRYGHMILPMDETLALCAVDLSGRPYLKFDAAFPTERMGGMETQMVKEFFYAVSYSAMMNLHLKILDGGNSHHMAEALFKSFGKALDMATMEEPRIKDAWTTKGSLSL is encoded by the coding sequence ATGAAACGGACAGCCACTTGTGAAAGAAGGACAAAAGAGACACAGATCCAGCTGACCCTTGGCCTGGATGGAACTGGGAAAACCAGCATTGCAACAGGGATTGGATTTTTCGACCATATGTTGGATGGATTTGCCCGCCATGGTCTTTTTGATCTGACGGCTGCGGTCAGCGGGGATACGGAAGTGGACTGCCATCACACCATCGAAGATACAGGAATCGTCTTGGGGCAGGCGATCCGGGAAGCGGTGGGAGATAAAGCGGGAATCCGCAGGTACGGCCATATGATCCTGCCGATGGATGAGACGCTGGCGCTGTGCGCGGTAGACCTTTCCGGCAGACCCTATCTGAAATTCGACGCTGCCTTTCCGACAGAGCGGATGGGCGGGATGGAGACGCAGATGGTGAAAGAATTCTTTTACGCCGTCTCCTACAGCGCCATGATGAATCTCCATCTTAAGATTTTAGACGGAGGGAACAGCCATCATATGGCAGAGGCATTGTTCAAAAGTTTTGGAAAGGCCCTGGATATGGCGACAATGGAAGAACCCAGGATCAAAGACGCCTGGACAACGAAAGGAAGCTTATCTCTATGA
- a CDS encoding TIGR03960 family B12-binding radical SAM protein — protein sequence MRRLALNDEVLMKIEKPARYIGGEVNSVMKDKDQVDIRFAMCFPDVYEIGMSHLGIQILYDMFNRREDVWCERVYSPWTDLDKIMREENIPLFALESQDPIREFDFLGITIQYEMCYTNILQILDLAGIPLHAADRTWDDPIVIGGGPCTYNPEPLAPFFDLFYIGEGETVYDDLLDAYKETKKNGGSRKDYLEKAAQIEGIYVPSFYEVAYKEDGTIASFWPINPNAKEKIQKQMVLDVTDTCYPKAPVVPFIKVTQDRVVLEIQRGCIRGCRFCQAGMLYRPTRERNLEMLKEYARQMLENTGHEEISLSSLSSSDYSQLKELVNFLIDEFKEKGINISLPSLRIDAFSLDVMEKVQDIRKSSLTFAPEAGSQRLRNVINKGLTEEEILEGASQAFAGGWNKVKLYFMLGLPTETEEDMLEIPALADRIARKYYEIPKDERNGKCQITASSSFFIPKPFTPFQWAKMYSNEEYISRAAIVKRGFSQQLNRKSLRYQWHDAEVTVLEGVFARGDRSISRVIERAYRKGCLYDAWNEMFDNEKWMESFREEGLAIEFYNQRERSLDEIFPWDFIDIGVTKEFLKREWKRAMEGEVTPNCRERCSGCGAARYRGGVCVESKN from the coding sequence ATGCGTAGATTAGCCCTGAATGATGAGGTTTTAATGAAGATCGAGAAGCCGGCCCGCTACATTGGAGGCGAGGTCAATTCAGTAATGAAGGACAAGGATCAGGTGGATATCCGGTTTGCCATGTGTTTTCCGGATGTGTATGAGATCGGTATGTCCCACCTGGGAATCCAGATCCTCTATGATATGTTCAACCGCAGGGAGGACGTCTGGTGTGAGAGAGTCTATTCCCCATGGACGGATCTGGACAAGATCATGCGGGAGGAGAATATCCCGCTGTTCGCGCTGGAATCCCAGGATCCCATCCGGGAGTTTGATTTCCTGGGGATCACTATTCAGTATGAGATGTGCTACACCAATATTCTTCAGATCCTGGATCTGGCTGGAATCCCTCTGCACGCGGCGGACCGCACCTGGGATGATCCGATCGTGATCGGCGGGGGACCGTGCACCTATAACCCAGAACCGCTGGCCCCGTTTTTTGATCTCTTTTATATCGGGGAGGGCGAGACGGTCTACGATGATCTTTTAGATGCTTATAAAGAGACGAAAAAGAATGGTGGTTCCAGAAAGGACTACTTAGAAAAAGCGGCTCAGATCGAAGGAATCTATGTGCCTTCTTTCTATGAAGTAGCATACAAAGAGGATGGGACCATTGCCTCTTTTTGGCCGATCAACCCAAACGCTAAAGAAAAGATCCAAAAACAGATGGTTTTAGACGTGACGGACACCTGTTATCCCAAAGCGCCGGTTGTTCCTTTTATCAAGGTGACCCAGGATAGGGTGGTGCTGGAGATCCAGCGGGGATGTATCCGGGGATGCCGGTTCTGCCAGGCGGGAATGTTGTACCGTCCTACCAGGGAACGGAACCTGGAGATGTTAAAAGAGTATGCCCGCCAGATGCTGGAGAACACGGGCCACGAAGAGATTTCCTTAAGTTCCTTAAGTTCCAGCGATTACAGCCAGTTGAAAGAACTGGTGAATTTCCTGATCGATGAATTCAAGGAGAAAGGGATCAATATTTCCCTTCCTTCTCTCCGGATCGATGCGTTCTCCTTGGATGTGATGGAGAAAGTCCAGGATATCCGCAAAAGCAGCCTGACTTTCGCGCCGGAGGCCGGATCTCAGAGACTGCGCAATGTGATCAATAAAGGGCTGACAGAAGAAGAGATCCTGGAGGGGGCTTCTCAGGCTTTTGCCGGAGGCTGGAATAAGGTGAAGCTTTACTTTATGCTGGGGCTTCCTACGGAGACGGAAGAGGACATGCTGGAAATTCCGGCGCTGGCCGACCGGATCGCACGGAAATATTATGAGATCCCCAAGGATGAGAGGAATGGGAAATGCCAGATCACGGCCAGCAGTTCGTTCTTTATTCCCAAGCCGTTTACGCCTTTCCAGTGGGCGAAGATGTATTCTAATGAAGAATATATTTCCAGAGCGGCCATCGTAAAACGAGGATTTAGCCAGCAGCTAAACCGCAAGAGCCTGCGTTACCAATGGCATGATGCGGAAGTGACGGTGTTGGAAGGTGTTTTCGCCAGAGGGGACCGCAGCATCAGCCGGGTGATCGAAAGGGCCTACCGGAAAGGATGTCTCTACGACGCCTGGAACGAAATGTTTGACAATGAGAAATGGATGGAATCCTTCCGGGAAGAGGGGCTGGCGATTGAATTTTATAACCAGCGGGAGCGTTCCCTGGACGAAATCTTCCCCTGGGATTTTATTGATATCGGTGTGACAAAAGAGTTCTTAAAGAGAGAGTGGAAGCGCGCTATGGAGGGAGAGGTGACTCCCAACTGCCGGGAGAGATGTTCCGGCTGCGGCGCGGCAAGATATCGGGGAGGTGTCTGTGTTGAAAGCAAGAATTAA
- a CDS encoding HAD family phosphatase, which translates to MDLAGTEVIIFDIGNVLIDFAWESYLDTFSYDEKTREAVTEAMFKNPDWDAGDSGLVTTEQWLELFLENAPEYEKEIREVFGGFGASIVPYTFTRPWIETLKEQGMKLYFLSNYSEEMYRQSKEQLSFLELFDGGVFSWQEQCMKPDSRIYRVLLERYGIDPKKAFFFDDRKENVDAACREGIRGILFTQDIPLQFLLK; encoded by the coding sequence ATTGATCTGGCCGGAACGGAAGTGATTATCTTTGATATTGGCAATGTGCTGATTGATTTTGCCTGGGAATCTTACTTAGATACCTTTTCCTATGATGAGAAGACCAGGGAGGCTGTGACGGAAGCGATGTTCAAAAATCCGGACTGGGACGCTGGGGACTCTGGCCTTGTGACCACCGAACAGTGGCTGGAACTTTTCCTGGAAAACGCCCCGGAATATGAGAAGGAAATCCGGGAAGTGTTTGGAGGATTTGGAGCTTCTATCGTTCCCTATACCTTTACCCGTCCTTGGATCGAAACGCTGAAAGAGCAGGGAATGAAACTGTATTTCCTTTCTAACTATTCGGAAGAAATGTACCGGCAGTCAAAAGAACAGCTTTCTTTTCTGGAGCTTTTTGACGGAGGTGTCTTCTCCTGGCAGGAGCAGTGTATGAAACCAGATTCCAGGATCTATCGGGTCCTTTTGGAGCGTTACGGGATCGATCCTAAGAAGGCGTTTTTTTTCGATGACAGGAAGGAAAATGTAGACGCGGCCTGCCGGGAGGGAATCCGAGGAATCTTGTTCACCCAGGATATCCCGTTGCAGTTCCTGCTAAAATGA
- a CDS encoding Txe/YoeB family addiction module toxin, which produces MNKVFTDNGWKDYVYWQTEDRKTLRKINKLLDDISRNGNEGIGKPEPLVGNLSGFWSRRINETDRLVYRIDNENIYILSCRYHYQ; this is translated from the coding sequence ATGAATAAGGTATTTACCGATAACGGTTGGAAAGACTATGTATACTGGCAAACAGAAGATCGTAAAACACTTCGCAAAATTAATAAATTACTGGATGATATATCAAGAAATGGAAACGAAGGGATTGGAAAGCCGGAACCGCTGGTGGGAAATTTGTCAGGGTTCTGGAGCCGCAGGATCAATGAAACGGACAGATTGGTATACCGGATTGACAATGAAAACATTTATATTTTGTCCTGCAGGTACCATTATCAATAA
- a CDS encoding bifunctional phosphoribosyl-AMP cyclohydrolase/phosphoribosyl-ATP diphosphatase HisIE codes for MSYKRLIPCIFIAEGKAVKWFNDREVLSDDVVGLAKYYSDHGADELLVFDLSEADDEHDEAINLMRRMNRVIRIPMVAGGNIRRQEDVKKILYAGAKRAMLNFSKTESIKMIEDAAKRFGKEKIAVSLNDFDALFKHQHIIEDYTSEIIFMHRLDLNSVMNVTDVPCVIVTDTLEEPELFKILKCPGVKGLSGKYVSQTDMDFVAFKEKCGDEDIKMTSFESMMEFSQFKTNEQGLIPVVVQHYKSQEVLMLAYMNEEAFYQTIKTGKMTYYSRSRKCLWTKGETSGHFQYVKSLTIDCDLDTLLAKVEQIGPACHTGNPSCFFQPLAGTDYDETNPLKVFESVYDTIVDRHEHPKEGSYTNYLFEKGIDKILKKVGEEATEIVIAAKNPNPEEVKYEVSDFLYHLMVLMVERGITWEDIIKELADR; via the coding sequence ATGAGTTATAAAAGATTGATCCCCTGCATTTTTATCGCGGAGGGAAAAGCAGTAAAATGGTTCAATGACCGGGAAGTACTTTCTGATGATGTGGTAGGTCTCGCAAAGTACTACAGTGACCACGGCGCGGATGAACTTCTTGTCTTCGACTTGTCTGAGGCGGACGACGAGCATGATGAGGCCATCAATCTTATGCGCCGGATGAATCGTGTCATCCGGATTCCGATGGTGGCGGGAGGAAATATCCGTCGGCAGGAAGATGTCAAAAAGATCCTCTATGCGGGCGCGAAACGAGCTATGCTGAACTTCTCTAAGACGGAGAGTATAAAAATGATCGAGGATGCGGCAAAACGTTTCGGAAAAGAGAAGATCGCAGTGTCGCTGAACGACTTTGACGCGCTGTTTAAACATCAGCACATCATTGAAGATTATACCAGTGAGATCATCTTCATGCATCGATTGGATCTGAATTCGGTGATGAATGTGACGGATGTCCCCTGCGTCATTGTGACGGATACCCTAGAGGAGCCGGAACTTTTTAAAATCTTAAAGTGTCCCGGTGTAAAGGGATTGTCAGGGAAATATGTAAGTCAGACAGATATGGACTTCGTAGCATTTAAGGAAAAATGCGGGGATGAGGATATCAAGATGACTTCTTTTGAGAGTATGATGGAATTTTCCCAGTTTAAGACCAATGAGCAAGGTCTGATCCCAGTGGTAGTCCAGCATTATAAATCCCAGGAAGTCTTGATGCTGGCCTATATGAATGAAGAAGCCTTTTATCAGACGATCAAGACAGGGAAGATGACTTACTACAGCAGGAGCCGGAAGTGCCTTTGGACGAAAGGAGAGACCAGCGGCCATTTCCAATATGTAAAATCTCTGACCATCGACTGTGATCTGGATACGCTGCTGGCTAAAGTAGAACAGATAGGTCCTGCCTGCCACACGGGCAATCCAAGCTGCTTCTTCCAGCCGCTGGCGGGAACCGACTACGATGAGACAAATCCGCTGAAGGTCTTTGAGTCTGTGTATGATACGATCGTAGACCGACACGAGCACCCGAAGGAAGGATCCTATACCAATTATCTGTTTGAAAAAGGAATCGATAAGATCTTGAAAAAAGTTGGGGAGGAGGCTACAGAGATCGTGATCGCCGCCAAAAACCCCAACCCGGAAGAGGTTAAATATGAGGTTTCTGATTTCCTCTATCACTTAATGGTCCTGATGGTTGAACGGGGCATCACCTGGGAGGATATCATCAAAGAATTGGCCGACCGGTAG
- a CDS encoding Holliday junction resolvase RecU — protein sequence MGTWNSRGLRGSTLEDMINRTNERYQEKGLALIQKIPTPITPVKIDKEHRHITLAYFDQRSTVDYIGAVQGLPVCFDAKECVADTFPLQNIHAHQVRFMGGFEKQGGIAFLIIYYSARNILYYMRYQEVLSFWERGASGGRKSFRYEELDPRFFMEVKKGCYVPYLDAINQDLELRGELDKD from the coding sequence ATGGGAACGTGGAATTCAAGAGGCCTTAGAGGTTCTACATTAGAAGATATGATCAACCGGACCAATGAGCGGTACCAGGAGAAGGGACTGGCGCTGATCCAGAAGATCCCCACCCCCATTACTCCGGTGAAGATCGACAAGGAGCATCGCCATATTACGCTGGCTTATTTTGACCAGCGCAGTACGGTAGACTATATTGGGGCGGTCCAGGGCCTGCCGGTCTGTTTTGATGCCAAAGAATGTGTGGCCGATACCTTTCCGCTGCAGAATATCCATGCCCATCAGGTGCGGTTTATGGGCGGGTTTGAGAAACAGGGGGGGATCGCCTTCCTCATCATCTATTATTCGGCCCGCAATATCTTATACTATATGCGTTATCAGGAAGTCTTGTCTTTCTGGGAAAGAGGAGCTTCGGGAGGACGGAAAAGCTTCCGGTATGAGGAGTTGGACCCTAGGTTTTTCATGGAAGTAAAGAAGGGATGCTATGTGCCCTATCTGGATGCGATAAACCAGGATCTGGAGCTGCGAGGGGAACTTGACAAGGACTAA
- the hisD gene encoding histidinol dehydrogenase: MRIQRLDPSAREGLLTDLLKRSPDQYGAYEDQVAKILRDVRENGDEALFAYTKRFDGAELTRETILVTPEEIEEAYEKVPKELLDVIRKALRNIEDYHAKQKQYSWFDSKPDGSILGQKVTPLRRVGVYVPGGKAAYPSSVLMNILPAKVAGVEEILMVTPPGKDGKVTPTTLVAAHEAGAAAIYKVGGAQAIGALAYGTQSIPKVDKIVGPGNIYVALAKKAVYGHVSIDAIAGPSEILVIADETADPRYVAADLLSQAEHDELASAILVTTSQALAEQVSKEVDGFLAVLSRAEIIRKSLDNYGYILVADTMDEAIDIANEIASEHLEIQTKDPYEVMTKIRNAGAIFLGAYASEPLGDYFAGPNHVLPTNGTAKFFSPLSVDDFIKKSSIIAYSKEALDKVHKEVETFARAEGLTAHANSVHVRFEEQEEDR; this comes from the coding sequence ATGAGAATTCAACGCTTAGATCCATCGGCGCGGGAAGGTCTGCTGACAGATCTTCTGAAGAGAAGTCCTGACCAGTATGGCGCTTATGAAGACCAGGTGGCCAAAATCCTGAGAGACGTAAGGGAAAACGGCGATGAAGCGCTGTTTGCCTATACCAAAAGATTCGACGGGGCGGAACTTACCAGGGAAACGATCCTGGTCACGCCAGAAGAGATCGAAGAAGCCTATGAGAAGGTTCCAAAAGAGCTTCTGGATGTGATCCGGAAAGCCCTGCGCAACATTGAGGACTATCACGCCAAGCAGAAACAATACAGTTGGTTTGACAGTAAGCCGGATGGCAGCATCCTGGGGCAGAAGGTGACGCCTCTTCGGCGGGTAGGCGTCTATGTTCCGGGCGGGAAAGCCGCGTATCCTTCTTCTGTTCTCATGAATATCCTTCCGGCCAAGGTGGCGGGAGTGGAGGAAATCCTGATGGTAACTCCCCCCGGCAAAGACGGGAAAGTAACGCCTACCACTTTGGTGGCGGCCCATGAAGCAGGCGCTGCGGCCATTTATAAAGTTGGCGGCGCCCAGGCAATTGGCGCTTTGGCCTATGGGACACAGTCCATCCCCAAAGTAGATAAGATCGTAGGTCCTGGAAATATTTATGTGGCTCTGGCTAAAAAGGCGGTGTACGGCCATGTGAGCATCGACGCTATCGCGGGGCCCAGTGAGATCCTAGTGATCGCGGATGAAACGGCTGATCCTAGATACGTGGCGGCGGACCTGCTTTCCCAGGCAGAGCATGACGAGCTGGCTTCCGCCATTTTAGTGACTACCAGCCAGGCTCTGGCAGAACAGGTTTCGAAAGAAGTGGATGGATTCCTGGCTGTCTTATCCAGAGCGGAGATCATTCGCAAATCTCTGGATAACTACGGGTATATCCTGGTGGCGGATACCATGGATGAAGCCATCGATATTGCAAATGAGATCGCCTCAGAACACCTGGAGATCCAGACAAAAGATCCCTATGAGGTGATGACCAAGATCCGCAACGCGGGGGCCATCTTCCTTGGCGCTTACGCAAGCGAACCCTTGGGAGATTATTTCGCAGGGCCCAATCATGTGCTTCCCACCAACGGGACTGCCAAATTCTTTTCGCCCCTTTCGGTGGATGATTTTATTAAGAAATCCAGTATCATCGCATATTCAAAAGAGGCGCTTGATAAAGTCCACAAAGAGGTGGAGACATTTGCCAGGGCGGAGGGGCTGACAGCCCATGCCAACTCAGTCCATGTCAGATTCGAAGAGCAGGAGGAAGACAGATGA
- a CDS encoding prevent-host-death protein yields MLAVNYTMLRENMKSCMDKVTDDYETMIVTRKNNKNVVMISEEAYNNMMENLHLVENKTNYDWLMESKKQLTEGHFAVHDLDEGSSDE; encoded by the coding sequence ATGTTAGCTGTTAATTATACTATGCTTCGTGAAAACATGAAAAGCTGTATGGATAAAGTAACGGATGATTATGAGACCATGATCGTGACCAGGAAAAACAACAAAAATGTAGTCATGATCTCAGAGGAAGCCTACAATAATATGATGGAAAATCTCCATCTTGTAGAAAATAAAACGAACTACGACTGGTTGATGGAATCAAAGAAGCAATTGACCGAGGGCCATTTTGCTGTCCATGATCTGGATGAGGGTTCCTCCGATGAATAA
- a CDS encoding RluA family pseudouridine synthase, whose translation MIEITIKENEAGQRLDKFLKKYLSQAPGSFLYKMLRKKNIVLNGKKASGSEKLETGDQVKFFLAQETMEKFRGISEALPAEEGFPGKHPEILYEDAHVLFVNKPSGMLSQRARKEDLSAVEFVRWYLRKSGRLGEEELRAFQPAVCNRLDRNTSGIIGAGKTLAGLQELTELFRKRSIKKYYLCFAKGSISKQAYIRGYLTKDERNNKVRILAKEQEGALPIETEYTPLAVSREMTLLKVHLITGRSHQIRAHLAGEGHPILGDYKYGDRRWNEGYKKAYGIKDQLLHAYQLQMPVLTGPLERLSQETVTAPVPEEFARLIKETKWERGIQEALEVLH comes from the coding sequence ATGATAGAAATTACGATCAAAGAAAACGAAGCGGGACAGCGTCTGGATAAATTTCTAAAGAAATATCTGTCTCAGGCTCCGGGAAGTTTTCTCTATAAAATGCTGCGAAAAAAGAATATCGTGCTGAATGGAAAGAAAGCCTCCGGAAGCGAGAAGCTGGAAACTGGAGACCAGGTGAAATTCTTCCTGGCCCAAGAGACGATGGAAAAATTCCGGGGAATTTCAGAAGCCCTTCCGGCAGAAGAAGGATTTCCGGGAAAACATCCAGAGATCCTTTATGAAGACGCCCATGTCCTGTTTGTGAACAAACCTTCCGGAATGCTGTCCCAGCGGGCCAGGAAAGAAGATCTGTCGGCGGTGGAATTTGTGAGATGGTACCTTCGTAAGAGCGGCCGGTTGGGAGAGGAAGAGCTGCGGGCGTTCCAGCCTGCCGTCTGCAACCGCCTGGACCGCAATACCAGCGGGATCATTGGAGCAGGGAAAACTCTGGCTGGGCTCCAGGAGTTGACAGAACTATTCAGAAAGCGTAGTATTAAAAAATACTACTTATGTTTCGCGAAGGGTTCTATTTCAAAACAGGCCTATATCAGAGGGTACCTGACCAAGGATGAGAGGAACAATAAGGTCCGTATCCTGGCCAAAGAACAGGAGGGAGCGCTTCCAATTGAGACGGAGTACACGCCGCTGGCGGTAAGTCGGGAAATGACACTTCTCAAGGTACACTTGATCACTGGGCGGAGTCATCAGATCCGGGCCCATCTGGCGGGAGAAGGCCACCCCATCCTGGGCGACTATAAGTATGGGGACCGAAGGTGGAATGAGGGATATAAAAAAGCTTACGGGATCAAAGACCAGCTTCTCCACGCCTACCAGCTCCAGATGCCGGTACTTACAGGGCCTTTGGAAAGATTATCCCAAGAGACAGTGACAGCGCCTGTCCCGGAGGAATTTGCAAGACTGATAAAGGAGACAAAATGGGAACGTGGAATTCAAGAGGCCTTAGAGGTTCTACATTAG